tcccctgatgacaagcAGGATCCatatattcatgaggttgtctgcatacccgtacacgtccatccgctcgacacaatttgaaacgagactcgtcatcaATAGTccggtgtcggtgttgacgggcccaagcgaggcgtaaatctttgtgtcgtggagtcatcaagggtacacgagtgggcctttggctccgaaatgttgtgttgaatggttcgcacgctgacacttgttgatggctcagcgttgaaaactgcagcaacttgcggaaaggttacacttctgtcatggattgcgcggctggttccggcggaggttcgaatcctccctcgggcatgggtgtgtgtgtttgtccttaggataatttaagttaagtagtgtgtaagcttagaaactgatgaaatggttcaaatggctctgagcactatgggtctcaacatctgaggtcatcagtcccctagaacttagaaccacttaaacctaactaaccttaggacattacacatatccatgcccgaggcaggattcgaacctgcgaccgtagcggtcacgcggttccaaactgaagggcctagaaccgaacggccaccccggccggctagggactgatgaccttagaggttaagtcccataaaatttcatacacatttgaacattttttacacttccgtcacgttgaacaattctcttcagtcatcgttggtcccgttcttgcaggatctctttccgtgtcgcagcgatgtcggagttttgatttTTTTACCAGATTCTTAacaatcacggtacactcgtgaaatggtcgtacgggaaaatcctcacttcgtcgttatctcggagatgctgtgtcccatcactcgtgctccgactataaccaCAACGTTCAAACcctctcaaatcttgataaccggccacttgttgtcttatataggcactgccgagtTTGTGTAGTTCTTTTTGGCACTTTGACCTATTCTGCTCTTTTTACTCCTCAAATACTTGGCATATGTATCTCTTAGATTCCTCCATTTCTTTTTAAGCTGTTCACCTAAAAATATTGTTTTACGTATTTGGCCACTGGTGATTCCTACACGAGAATTGGACTCAGCATTCGCATCAGGTTTTCAACAGCAAGACAAGTTGTTTTAATGCAACATGTAAGAGAATGCAGGAAATACCTGCACCAACAGAGGAAATTTGGAAGACGTCTACTGAAAAATACGAAACAATGTGGGGGTTTCCAAATTGCATTGAAAGTATTCACGTAAAACACGTAACCATCAAATGTCCAAGTAACACTGGATCGAATTACTATTGCTACTCAAAAAGGTATTCTACATTTCTTTTGGCAATCGTTGGAGCATATTACAAATTTTTGCGCGTTGACATGGAGGTTACGGAAAAACAGTGACAGTCGTGATTTTGAAAATTCGTACGTGGGAAAAaagatctaaaagtttcaaaaggaATGTGCCAAAAAATAAAGACCTTCCTGGACAAGACGATTTATGTCCTTATTTCCATATAGGTGATAAAGATTTTGCACTACAAGAGTATTTAATAGAGACAAGATAGAACGAaagaatttttaataataaattatgcAAATCGAGGAGAGCTGTAGAAAATGCCTTTGTGATTTTAGTTCAAAAGTGGAGGAAATTTTACAGATCAACTGAACTTTCTGTCAACAATGTCAAGTTAATTGTACATCTGCTTGCAGTCTCATAACTATTTAAGAACAAAAGTTAGTGAAAATGAATATTTTCAATCATTggagccgtccgcagctcgtggtcgtgcggtagcgttctcgcttcccgcgcccgggttcccgggttcgattcccggtggggtcagggattttctctgcctcgtgatgactgggtgttgtgtgatgtccttaggttagttaggtttaagtagttcttagttctaggggactgatgaccatagctgttctgtcccatagtgctcagagccatttgaacctttttttgttttaCGTCTCCCTAGCAGAGCATTCAAGAAATGCATTTCAAAATTTGGAACACGATCCAAGACGAGCGACACATTCGGCGTTTGACGTACGCCAAAAAATTGATACTTATTTCAatcaataattttcataattttggtcaatatattttaaaaattgaattcTATAAAATAACTGATTActcgctttaaaaaaaaattatttgaaagtatAATATGTATAAAAGCTGAAACTGAAAGTAGTTATGTTCCGATCATCTCCATAACACTACTCAtttaactccgcccgaacaggccatgaaggcctagcggaccgaccggccaccgtgtcatcctgagtCCACTGGCGTCACTGGATACCCTTACGGAGGggtatgttgtcagcacaccgctgtgcCGGGCGTACTtcagtttatgagactggagccgctacttctctcaatcaagtagctcctcagtttgcctcacaagggctgagtgcaccccacttgccaacagcgctcagcggaccagatggtcacccatccaagtgctagctcaaccCAACAGCGCGTATCTTCGCtgacctaaggccggtattacactatcaaatttctttgtccaatatctttgtcaaagatatttgatagtgtaataggtactttgtcaaatgtcgtccaatatttgatcaaatctagggcctcgctgtatatttgatcaaagaaatcgcttgtcttctgttcactgcaatgtgacatgtaaccgaatggagcgctagcatcgctgcagcgttctgtcgtctgtagtgtttttataaccgttgccggtaaatacaattggtgtgtgccgacaactacaaaattaatagagatgtatgaagctgatgaggagctttacaacgtgaggcaccctgaatacaaaaatagattaagaagattggagacctgacctgacctggcctaacctaacataacataaccctctcctgtagcaaggaatcggagtgttactgtgagcctgtcttctgaagatgtagcagttctgaagtgaatattgtgctttgtgatatggggatacacttcattgagcatatacagagatgtatgctcatccattcttaagtaattgatgtacgacttgacgtcttccactgtaagctcacgtgacaagttttgttgaatgcttttatcgtgtcgtcgtaaaacccacggcttcacccagattagattagtttttcgttccatagatccgtgctgaggagatcctcgtggatgtggaacatgtcattttttttaagcagaaataacaatactaatagtgtgaataaatacaatacatcatttgtttctattacaaatttcgccaatggaggagttgaccactagtaagtctttcaggctccttttaaactgatctttatttgtaacttaatttttttatgtttgctggcaaattattgaagatgagtgttcctgagtagtggacccctttttgaactaaagtaagtgcttttaagtccttgtgcagatcctTTTTGTTCCTGGTACTGTatatatgaactgagttgtttgctggaaaaagagatatattatttaggacaaatttcattaaggagtaaatatactgagaggcagtagttagtatacccagttctttgaagaggtttctgcaggacgtccgtgaatttactccacaagtaatacgtattacacgcttttggactctgaaaacttttgtttgactcaaagagttaccccaaagtattataccatatgacattatggaatgaaagtaggcaaagtatgcaagctttttcatttttatgttgcctatgtctgctaacactcgaattgcaaatacagatttgttaagtcgtttctgcagttctgtggtgtgatcctcccaactgaatttattatcaagttgtaatcccaggaatttcagactgtcaacctcgtatgtatggttccttccccccccccccccccccccccccacacacacacacttcttttccgcatgtgcacacaatgcaattgcggtacgtgcaactgctgcggttaataacaagttgttgtcaaccatcttgaactttgacgaaaaatttgatgacagtgtaataccccttctagcgctacgtcaaagatctttgtcaaatatatttgacggaatatttgatcacatctttgaccatatctttcacaaagaaatttgatagtgtaataccggcctaacgggAACGGtgttacgccgctttcacactatacggttttgaccgtacggcaaaaagccgtacggctgtaggtgtgaagaaatgtatggcgcctttcacattatacggcgacggcaaaatgccgctgccgtgccgtgctgcagccgtgtcttgccactacaacagacggtcgccgtacggcaagttcgacaacagtggcctacgtgactaagtgcatgctttcacactggacggttttgagccgtacggcgtcgactagttcgttgtagtgtcgttttattcatttgtgtttattcttgtttactgaaaagtgtagaagaatggatgaaattgatactgaacttttgataaccttggtggaagtaagacctgttctgtgggacaaaactctagatgcgtatagagatcgtattgctacaaagaatgcttggcgggaagtttgcgtagcactgaagcaagattttgatgagatggaagacaaagataaaaatgcgtttggtaagtatttatttaatatattaatattacatttaatacgttttaaacagtttttatttaacgttataaattttattctaaaagtaaatcgtttgtttataagtaaattactgctaccagtcacgttttttttgttttgtttatattttgcacgacgcgtttcgggaaataattcccatccttaagtgcgtttttctctaagttttcatcatgtgtggtgtctttttatgtgtcaggtcttgcattctgttttctttactgtaatttataagagaaacacgcacaagacctcacaaataaaaaaacactacacataatgaaaacttagagaaaaaaacgcacttgaagatcggaattatttcccgaaacgcgtcgtacaaaatataaacaaaacgattaaaaacgtgagtggtagcagtaatttatttataaagaaaactatttactatacagtcgcaggctttcacaaacaatctacaaaaaggaaaaggcttgttaatttatatctttgacatctgccatgacacgcttccagcatttgtcataaaatatttacaaagagtgttccttatggcgttggctgtcagtcctcctcttatgttggcatcttgggctaagtcttccaaaccagtgaaggatgtggtgtcttcaattataaatccatctctctgacgtacaaaattgtgtaaaacaatgcaagctttaaccatttttactgcaaaatctggatgaacatttaaaggtcggtgaaacaaccgccacttattggtgaggatgccaaaagcacattccacatacctccttgctctgcacaaacggtaattaaatacacgtttctcaactgtcaagtttgttcccccaaaaggccggagcaaatgcgtgtgtaggccaaatgctgcgtctcccacgaagaagtagggtacttttggaccttccgtaccaggcagacattggacgtctggaaattccagggaattactttctattgacttccataaactggaccgtctgaacactgaagagtcacagtctttgccataacttcctacgtcgacataaatgaacctgtagttggaatccgctacagccatcagaaccacagaaaagtattctttgtaattgaagtacattgatccgctattaaatggggcagtaagacggatatgttttccatccaccgctcctaagcagtgggggaaattagcagtacgttcaaatccagccgctattgattcccatacctctttggtcggtctttgtatacattcttcccgcagtgatgaccaaattgctgtgcatacatcattaaccactttacttgctgtagaaatcccaattctgtactggaaatgtaagtcagtgaaggaacaaccgcttgccagatacctgaacaaaacgaaaaaaaatcagtgacatttagtttgcagtggacattttttgttacagttttgcttttttctatacaaaattaaaatgttttcatacagttttgtttccttttgatgtaggtatagaagtaatacggaggtggaccaatctacgagactcctttgtgaagtcaaacataaaaattcaagctgcgaaaaaaagtggctcagcagcaaagaaaaagaaaaagtatgtatattctgatcagctgcagtttctaaaaaagctgtatgatgctcgagagacggaggacagttttcaatcggaacgcaccgccagactggaagaagatatagaaacgcagggctccgtcgaaaatactgagaatgtttctgggccatttgatacagcacccacacaagaaacatccaaaagcgagtgccatacaaacagaaaacatagaaaacctgatgcaatcgaaatgaaaatattacgagctctggaagaagacaaaccttgcagcaaaatgtcatttttacttagtctgaagcctcatctggaaaaatttgatgaacaggattatcttcagtttcagatgggagtcctcaaagttatagaaaatatatatgaaaggagaaatatattgacagctcaacctcctccatttacccattacacacctcccatgccctataataatagatttcaagcttattcttattcacctatggaaaatgctgctccaatatcctcttaccatacgcatcagattcgtcctcctccagctgcaccaaacccaactacttttctcgaacaaccattacagacttctcaaggtcgcagttcttatcaacgaattaataaagtgccaccaccatacccttcgccttccacaagtagccatgaaggcccaccatcaacaacgcagttctacaacgtttttgcagagagcctgtcgccacaaagtgacagtacagtcagtcctgctacaaactctttggtttcaactgctgatattgatattgacttttctacttcataatctgagcgtaataaaaatgtaaaacacaaataaataagtaaataaacagaactagtttttatgtattaaattaccttaacgtgatagccagcatttgaacaggttggatgcaattgcggaattgtgtgttttgtcgttgtaacacatcctttagttttctatgtaattcgtcaaacgaggtaatagacattcggaaatagttaaagaatttatttccgtcgttcctcaaatcttcaaagagtgtataaaataaacccacttcgtctcttctctggttaatggggtgtacccacaaaagacgaccttttcttttgcggcgacgatgaagcaaccacaaagcaacaactcgtttacggttcatcttgatacacacattaagcaaactgaatagacaccaacaactggtcacgtcaaaaagccgtgtaatgtgaaagcaacacaggcacggctaaaactcgtacggctttttgccgtacggtcaaaaccgtatagtgtgaaagcggcgttacaTTGCGGCAAAGCCATTGGCTCATCTTGATTAAGCTTCTTCCCAATGTCATCCCATGTTCTATCCTCCTTTGTGTTGTTCCTGTCATCCCCATGGCTCTGGTCATACAGAAGCGCGTACTGCTTGACGAGCATCTCGGTTTGCGACATAGATGCGGGGCGCGGGAAATGACGTGCACGATGCCAGCTGCGACTGCTACGTAGTTGGTTGCGGGTAACCTTATGCGTGTCTGAACAGGCTCATATCCCGTCATGTAAATACAGTGGGGGCTCGTAGATATACAttttgggtgttcacaaatttttgaaGTCAGATAAATATCAGAGTgcaaaattaatagcatctgctgtgtaaCAGTTAAGTTCCTCAACATAGTTATGCAACTTCAGCCGCTGTGAAtgagaacgaaataatgtttaagctttcgctactgTTTCGCATTTttctgtaagtgggagttttcgtgctttttttattcttttgcacAAATGTACAAGATCACTAATtcatgtattacactcctggaaattgaaataagaacaccgtgaattcattgtcccaggaaggggaaactttattgacacattcctggggtcagatacatcacatgatcacactgacagaaccacaggcacatagacacaggcaacagagcatgcacaatgtcggcactagtacagtgtatatccacctttcgcagcaatgcaggctgctattctcccatggagacgatcgtagagatgctggatgtagtcctgtggaacggcttgccatgccatttccacctggcgcctcagttggaccagcgttcgtgctggacgtgcagaccgcgtgagacgacgcttcatccagtcccaaacatgctcaatgggggacagatccggagatcttgctggccagggtagttgacttacaccttctagagcacgttgggtggcacggaatacatgcggacgtgcattgtcctgttggaacagcaagttcccttgccggtctaggaatggtagaacgatgggttcgatgacggtttggatgtaccgtgcactattcagtgtcccctcgacgatcaccaatggtgtacgaccagtgtaggagatcgctccccacaccatgatgccgggtgttggccctgtgtgcctcggtcgtatgcagtcctgattgtggcgctcacctgcacggcgccaaacacgcatacgaccatcattggcaccaaggcagaaacgactctcatcgctgaagacgacacgtctccattcgtccctccattcacgcctgtcgcgacaccactggaggcgggctgcacgatgttggggcgtgagcggaagacggcctaacggtgtgcgggaccgtagcccagcttcatggagacggttgcgaatggtcctcgccgataccccaggatcaacagtgtccctaatttgctgggaagtggcggtgcggtcccctacggcactgcgtaggatcctacggtcttggcgtgcatccgtgcgtcgctgcggtccggtcccaggtcgacgggcacgtgcaccttccgccgaccactggcgacaacatcgatgtactgtggagacctcacgccccacgtgttgagcaattcggcggtacgtccacccggcctccctcatgcccactatacgccctcgctcaaagtccgtcaactgcacatacggttcacgtccacgctgtcgcggcatgctaccagtgttaaggactgcgatggagctccgtatgccacggcaaactggctgacactgacggcggcggtgcacaaatgctgcgcagctagcgccattcgacggccaacaccgcggttcctggtgtgtccgctgtgccgtgcgtgtgatcattgcttgtacagccctctcgcagtgtccggagcaagtatggtgggtctgacacaccggtgtcaatgtgttcttttttccatttccaggagtgtagttaacgaattaacttctgggctgaaaatcagggAATCTTACGTTGCGCCCACATAACGACTTACGCTTATTAcgcacttctttgttaaatgttcgcttgtggtcacgcttatttgatttcgtcactctctcagACAACGAATCTGGTCTCGAATACTCTAGTTTCTTTGCGGCAAACTTTtcgtggtaattttcttttctattagcgcTTAATACAGATTCACTAGAATTCATGTTGACACTCcacaggaaagccgattcctgcacagcagacaaccaactccaaacaaaaACTGCCGTttttggaaatgattaaattcaagtagtactattTACCAACaacgtcacttgactagaatacaggtGAGGCGCTGAGAGTTACGAGGACGGTAGGCACATCatctgcgacccccccccccccccttctcactaTTTAAGTGAATATCGCCAACTTTAGTACCTAACTAAACTGCAGAATGAAATACTTTTCTAGGAACActttttgttttaaaatgatgaaagatgaatgacatttagtttgtgtgtgtgtgtgtgtgtgtgtgtgtgtgtgtgtgtgtgtgtgtgtgtgtatgtgtgtgtgttttagatgaATGACGATGGAATTCGTGGCGCAACGCAAGTGCTATTCGCAACTTCCTTTCAGATAAGAAGGCGAACTGTCGAGAGTGTGGGtagaaacttgtcacaaaatatactccccctgcattactcctctccattgcgaccCTTGCTTGATCTGCACACTGCAACCTCTTTTAAAACCAACCAAGTTAAAATATGTGCACGATACTTAAAGTTCGTAAATCGCTTGATTGTGCacgccttacttctgaactggcagaaactgaaaggcttcaggctgttaatgctttgtgtctggccacagccactaatagtaatagtaatgacaataataataataataataataataataataagggaaaacacactaaacaagaagattacatatt
This genomic stretch from Schistocerca cancellata isolate TAMUIC-IGC-003103 chromosome 2, iqSchCanc2.1, whole genome shotgun sequence harbors:
- the LOC126150752 gene encoding uncharacterized protein LOC126150752 translates to MDEIDTELLITLVEVRPVLWDKTLDAYRDRIATKNAWREVCVALKQDFDEMEDKDKNAFGIEVIRRWTNLRDSFVKSNIKIQAAKKSGSAAKKKKKYVYSDQLQFLKKLYDARETEDSFQSERTARLEEDIETQGSVENTENVSGPFDTAPTQETSKSECHTNRKHRKPDAIEMKILRALEEDKPCSKMSFLLSLKPHLEKFDEQDYLQFQMGVLKVIENIYERRNILTAQPPPFTHYTPPMPYNNRFQAYSYSPMENAAPISSYHTHQIRPPPAAPNPTTFLEQPLQTSQGRSSYQRINKVPPPYPSPSTSSHEGPPSTTQFYNVFAESLSPQSDSTVSPATNSLVSTADIDIDFSTS